The Lolium rigidum isolate FL_2022 chromosome 1, APGP_CSIRO_Lrig_0.1, whole genome shotgun sequence region gtgagctttctaatgatatatattttataatatatatcTTGTATTATCATTGTTAAATTTACGACCTACGAACACGCACAAGCCCTATGAATTGGGATGGAAGGAGTAATCAACATGTACAATTCAATAGTACCTTGACTTTCTTGAATTAGTTAATGAACTCATCACACAGTGTAAAAAGGTGATCTTTTCATATTAAGAAGCTTTACGGACCTTGTATTCGCTCTAAATAAAATGTGTGTTTTAGTGAGGACAAGCACACTTTAAATCTGTAACATGCTGATTTAAAATTTGGTGCAAAATGCTGTTATATGCACTCTGCATGAAGAAAAACACAAATTCGTGTTTCCTAACCATATAGAATAGGGTTTACCTAATTCTTAGAGTCTGTTTGGTTccagccacactttgccaagtTTAATTTTAGGAAGTGTGGCTAGGATTTTGGAAGCtacaaagtgtggcaaaagttggcaaaaaattCACTCTATGACAAGTGGGTCATATGGATAGTGAAATGTGGCAGCTCTAAAGTGTGGCAAGAATCAAACACATGTCAAATTGCCAAACTTTAGCTTGGCAAAGTGTAGAACCAAACAGGCCCTTAGTCGATTGTAAGTTAACTCGGTTCTTAATTAGATGTTAAATTCGAATTTTACTTACAATTCACCATTAGCACGAATCACGAAGCAAATCTAATGGTTGAGACTCAACTAAAAACTAAATTAGTTTTCCACTGGCTAAGAACTAGCAAAACCGTATACAGGCTGAGAGCAATGTTTTAAACATCAGGTAGGAGAGGCTTATTAGTTTAAAACGATCTATAGAGGCTGCCTTTTCTTGTAATGCGACAACCAAATAATATAAAAGAAATGTTAATATCACTTCCATAACTAAAATAGTTTGCTAAAATAGCTTATATTAGAAGGGACTTAAATAGTAAATCTTAAAAAATTGAGTAATATAATGTTTATTGACTTATTGTGATATGCTACTACTAGAAAATACTATGTACTTCCTATGTTTATCATATCACTCCATGTGAACCCGGAGTAGACGCATCTGGGCAGAACCGGAGATCTCTGCTCATTTTCCTCTTGAGTCCGCGTACTAGCCAGTTAAACTATAGTTGGATGAAGCGTTTCAGCACAGCAGACGACGAGGAAGAGAAGGcagcgatggcgccgccgtctcctccagcTGTGGCCGAGATGGTCGACGATCCGGCGGTAGAGCATCAGCCGTCGCCATCTCCCACGACGAAGCCATGCCGGAACACATCGACGAGCGGCGGCGTTGGAGTAGTCATCGGCACCATTGTGTTTTTGGCTTTCCTCGCCAGAACCAAATGGATCCACCTCGACGCTGACGTGAGTACATGTTCTTATGTTTGCACTGTAGAACCCATGATCAAACCAGTGTGCGTACTGATTAATTAGCTCTTATGCATCATCACGAATCCAACAGTATTATTCTTTCCTGGCgggcaccggcggcggcagcgtcagcCGGCGTGGTTGTCACTTCGGCGCCCGCTCATCCACGGCGCACCTCATACCAATACCCTTCAGCTGCGACGCCAACGGCACGTCGGGCCCGGCTCTGTGCCGCAGCGGTGCATCACTAGCGCCAGAACCCTCACCGCCGTCATCGTCTCCGGGAGTGCCGCCGCCATGGTGCCCGGACTACTTTCGGCATATTCACACGGACCTCGAGCCGTGGCGCACAGCCGGGATCACGCGCGACGCCGTGGAGCGCGCCCAGCGCCACGCGGAGCTCCGGCTGGTGGTGGTGTCCGGGCGCGCCTACGTAGAGAAGTACCGCCCGTCGTACCAGACGCGAGACGTCTTCACGGAGTGGGGCATCCTGCAGCTGCTCGCACGCTACCCCGGCCGCGTCCCGGACGTCGACATGATGTTCGCCACGGGCGACGTCATCAGGGTGCGCGCCGCCGACTACCACGACGACccttccgccgcgccgccgctgttCCGCTACTGCAAGGACGTGGACAAAGAGGTCGCCATCCTCTGGCCTGACTGGTCCTTCTGGGGCTGGTCCGAGGTGAACATCCGCCCGTGGGCGCCGCTCATCGAGGAGGTCGGCAGGGAGAACGCGCGCCACCCGTGGCGGGACAGGGAGCCCTACGCGTTCTGGAAGGGCAACCCCGGCGTGTCCGAGGCGCGCCGCGACCTCTTCCGGTGCAACAACGACTCGGCCGCCGGAAAGGACTGGAACGCGCGGCTCTTCGCGCAGAACTGGGCCGCCGCCGTCCGGAACGGGTTCAAGGACTCCAGCTTGGCCAAGCAGTGCCGGTACAGGTACAAGATCTACGTGGCGGGGCGGGCGTGGTCGGTGAGCGAGAAGTACATCCTCGCGTGCGACTCGCCCATGCTCGCCCTCGACACGCCCTACAGGGACTTCTTCTCGAGGGGGCTCGTCGCCGGTAAACACTACTGGCCCATCGACCTCGCCGACAAGTGCCGCGCCATCAAGTTCGCCGTCGACTGGGGCAACGCCCACCCAGAGGAGGCACGGCGCATGGGCCAGGAAGGCAGCGGCTTCGCGAGGGAGGAGATGGACATGGAGCTCGTCTACGAGTACATGCTGCACGTGCTCACGCAGTACGCCGCGCTGCTACGCTACAAGCCCACCGTGCCGGAGAAGGCCGTGGAGCTCTGTCCCGAGTCCATGGCATGTCCCAGGAGAGGCCGCGAGAGGGACTTCATGATGGAGTCCAGGGAGAAGTACGTCGCCACGTGCGAGCCATGCACGCTCCCGCCGCCGTTCACCGCAGATGAGGTACTGGACAAGGCCGTGAGGGACGACGGCGTTCGAAGCAAATTACTACACAAAATGGACAGAGACTAACAaaaaacggttttgctatgtctcagttaactgagattttcttaagtctaagtcaattgcaaaaaagtgcttgagttgcacttttctgttaaaaaagtgtaaTTACACTTTTCTGCCAGAAATATGCAACTGAACCGAGTTCCACTTTTTTTTAAActacaattgcacttttctgagttgactgagacttaagaaatcttagtcaacttagacatagacacacccgcATACACCGGCTTATCCATCAGAATATTGCATATACATGTATCAACCATCAAAAGATAATAAGCAAGAAGATGAGGCAAGAATCAGCTCGCAATTTTTGTTATCAAGGCGCAAGCCCTACATTGCATACGGTTATAAATCCTGATCGACTGTCCGCAATTGGTTGACCCAGAATACATGGCTCCCAAGGTTGTACATCAAACTACGGGATATTCACTTtgactcataggagcatttgctcccattatgtgaatcaacatttcgaagtgtcaaaaaattctaaaataaaattttacatgtacatctacacattttatgtttgtacacaagtttttaaaaaaaactaaaaaaatttgtggctcctgtaaaaaagacaaattttgatgctataacatgactacgtacaggacatttttttgtcttttttgtacacgccacataaaatgttgtttctccacgaaaacttgtgcacttacatagaatgtcatgatgtacaacaaaaaaattatttcagaattttttgtcatttttaaaattattttttaattattttgtataatgggagcatttgctcctatgagccaaaacgcctcctccatCAAACTACATATGAATCTAACTAGTAAAAAGGCACGTGCCTTACACTTATATAAGAGTTGATGTTTTAGCGTGCATGTATCGCATTCGCATGTATCCTACGTAGGAACTTATAACATATGCAAAATGTGAAGGAGTAGCTTACATTATATGcgcatatgaaaaaaaatgtcAAACTGGAATAAATGAAGACAATGGTAAACAAAAGGGTAACAACCACATGGCGTGCAGCGAGATGTGTTTGTTCATATGGAACCATATCCAGAGACCAGCAGACCAGCAATAGCAGGCTGCAGGACAGCCCTCTAATCATCCACCTCCTGGTCATGCAATTAAGGTTGGATTAATTCAAAATGCAAACTGTATCTTACTATTAATCATTTAGAAAATATTTATCATCCTCATtaactactacctccataccggttaACAGGACAATTACACATTTCGAGAAAGAAGTTTGACTacaaatttgatcaacaaaactttagatatatgtcacaaaaattatacaatTAGATTCATATTCAAACGAATTTTTTAATAGTATTATTTTGTGatgtatattttatattttattgaccaaattggtagtcgaagttttttcttgaaatatgtaatagccctataaaccggtatggagagaTTACTATACCTTGCTACAGCTTGTACAGAagtaataaatagaaaagaaaaaatattacacgtaaaatacaaatgaaatcGACAACTTCATTTTTCTTCGATGATATGATCAGTTGACATGAACAGTAGAATATTCATGTTGACATTCAAGAACTTTTTAAATTATACACAATGAGACTCAGCTTTCTTCCACCCATACGACAAAATACTCCTAAACCCTGCATAGTTTGTACATACTTCTAGTAATAGTATTGCGGTCAATTTTCTACAACAGTGGATAACTCTCTCAAGCACCATTCGAGCAAAAGGACTTCTCAGGAAAATCCACAATAGTATGGAATTTCGTAGTGAAACAGCATTGAAAAGGAAATTAATGAGCCTTTCAACATTCTTCCAGCAGTGGCAGATTGTTATACAGTATTGAAAAGGACATGAATAACACAAATTTCTTCAGTTGGAGAAGAAGTCAGCTCTCCAGCGATAACTGCTAAACAGCAGAACAAACAAACAATAACGTATCGGTTTATGCAGAAGTCAGATCTATCGATGATGATAAGACGCAGTATCAACCTTCAAGACATATGAAATAGTCCTATAAGGAACTCGGCCTTCCATTGTATGGGATCTTTTTGGCTGGATAATTCAGTTATTGCATATACATGtatcaatcatcaagagataataAACAACAGCTCGTAATTCTGTTATCAAGCCCAATTTGTTGTACCCAAAATCCATGGCTCGCCGCTGCGGCGCTGCTTCACCGGTTGGACATAGAACCCAAACACATATGAATCTAATTGGTAGCCAAAGAAATGAACTGCAAAAGGAAGGAGCTCTCCGTTAAAAAAAAACACAATCATTTTGCACATTCCATATTGTCCAAAGGACCCCACATACCCCCACCCGAATTTGAGAAAGATAATTTTTTGTAACACGCCGTAGCCAATTCTCAAACAAGTTTATAATACTGGTAGGTGAAGATACTAAAGATCATGTGAACTATTCACCAATGACTTTTGCAAAAGGACACTTAATAAAAAGGAGTTAATATTATTCATTTGTATCACAAAAACAACAAGTCTTGCTTCCATACCAATTCCTCTTCGCCAATTTATCCTTGGTGAAAAGGACTTTGCGGTGATGGAACAACCGTAAATATTTAATTTTCACTTGTACTTTCATCTTCTAAACATATTTTTGTGAGTATTTGGCTTATCATTTAGAATACCAAGATACATACATTTGGCTAAAAATTACCTGATGAAGTTAGCCCCAAACAAAaaattcttcttcctttgatagcTGAACATGCATCAGAATTTGGACCAACTGTTGCGGCTGCAACTTGTTTTCttggacaatattatataatGAGAGATATTGTTGGGACAAAGAGGCCTCTCCTAGCCAGGTTTGCTCCTAAATTCTAGTACATTTACCATCACCTATTTGAAAATAACCTCTACTCAAGAAGTCTTCTTTTACTTTCATATACCCTTTTCAAAAACAAAAGGGAATCTACCGGTTCCGCGGGGACTAGTGACAGTGTTTTAGAGTGAACATACTTATTGATGACTGGGTTTTTGCATAAACTTGTGTTATTGCAGTACTTGTAGCACAAAATATTTATTTAAAGCTCATCACATGGAAGCTTTGCAAATGGAAACCACTCGACCCCGCGGCCATGTTGTCAATGCGGTGATCCCCACAAGTATAGTGAatcgctgaaatcttcgatgggaagtgacgagggtgctccccggcaatgcccaccatgaggggcttagggttgaaggAATCatacaggctgacacgagacatcggataccaaacaaacggggagagagatttacccagattcggggccctcgatgaggtaaaacccttacttcctgcttgtctgatcttgattatcgaatatatcgggttacaatggggtagccgaaggctacggttatgatctcgtcgagaggctaagattctaaGGTTCTAGCTCTTGACTTGCGGCGAATATATGTGTTGAAGTTGtgtctcggcagaccctctcctggcccttatattgcaggccaggttCCGAGAGTTCTATCcagactcgactaggttacaaagaggtcTATTCTAATATTTCCTTGTttaacgtcttcttgccttgttcgtcaagaatccttcttcgggtgaGTCTCCTTTACTGGAACCGACGTACGGGTCCACCTTGGTTGTTGGgccatcttcatgggcccctggttgggccgtaggaggtagcctaatgttggttaccccaagggtaatacccacatcagtagccctcgagtgactggccgaagtaaagcttcgggtAGGGACTATAATTGCCTTCTGTTGAATGTCCATAGCTGTCAAAAAGATTTGAtcatttctcatcattttgaAGTTGaaacttctttttatcgggtgcacgtccagcgctcccgatgggagtagcccccgagtttagggATGGATGCTTATAaccatgcgtagactcaagttgtactactcgaagattctgATGCCAATGTTTTCTAGATTGTCTTAATCATCTGATATCTTTTGCTATATCGGGTCCTTTAAATTTCGAGTGAAGTCATGTAATATGATAGTGCGTAAGAGATAGGAGTACGTGCCtagttttactcgataaatcgatgcgGGTAAACTGCCGATGAAAAAACAATcgttactctactcagaatcaagtctgCGTGCTTGATCCTGGATCTTCTGAAATCTTTGGGTTCGTCTTCTTTTGTCTTCAATAATGTTTATCagatgcgcgtccagcgctcccgatgggagtagcccccgagtctagggatggatgcttgaaaccgtgcgtagactcaagtcaagcAACTCAATGTTGCAGATTCCTTCGGATGCTTTATGAGGAGTCGAtacttttggtgacatcatcagtgacgtggcttctgcggcggctcgattgacaggacgtgactTAATgggtgaaagaacatttcatgatctacgaggttttgtgtgtttgttaacaacaccggtgacgtTTTAACAATGTGCTAAGTGAGTTACGGATATAGAAAAGATCTCAACGGgtaaatctcgacccactcaaaaaggaagaaaaggagAAGGCCGAAGATTTTCCATGGCCGGCACTGCCGAGTGGTgctgggccggcactgccggcattgcaagcccggcactgccggcatttcaagcccggcactgccggcctgcctGTCGACCAGCTGGACCAAAATGCTGGTCGGCATTGtcggcgtctcaaggccggcactgccggcgatacctctccaacgggcagaaatgtGGGCGGGGTATAAATAGGACCCTTCCCCTACCTTGGAAGGGTGCTCAAACCCTAAAGTCTTCCtccaccattgctgagccaccaagaacaccaaattcatcagatctcctccctcaaccacccaaatcccttgtgctttggagaatcgaaggagaagaccccgatctacatcttcaccgaagagatttgcatttccccctcattttgttgagggccctcttgctagtgttcctctttggattcctagttgtttgttgttgatgtatacttgttgattgttgtgttgttacagatttgggagcctccaatttggttgtggatgtgtgccccaagaaccttgtaaaggcccggtttccgcctcgaggaaatcccttagtggatgtgggctaggccttcgtggcgttgctcacaggagacctgagtgaagccttcgtggcgttggtttggctttcataggaaccacactcctccaaacgtagacgtaccttcttgcaaaggaagggaactacgggaatcaactccgtgtctccgtgtgctccactctcggttacctctatcctattctatgtcCTATATAttacgtagctatatcttgcttagttgttaaccttgtcatataggtaaattcacatagttgcatatctagagaatttacctttgtgtcaagcctaaattgaaaaagaactaaaaattggttagcacctattcaccccccctctaggtgcggcatacgatcctttcaattggtatcagtgcctcagctcttatttcgggcttaaccgcctaagagtatgccagaCGATAATGTTACGGAAGGAGCCACAAAGCCGGTTTCTATGGATGATCTCAAGTCGATGGAAACATccttgaggtcctccatggaagctcaaatggaaagcatgagaaacaTGATTTCCGAGCTCTTGCCGCGGGCTCCCGCCGTCATCCCCGTCATAGAGGAAAGGGACAAGAGTGGGTTAGAAAAGGGAGATACTTCGGGCTTACCCTCCTCTACCTCATCCTTGGAGGGTGATCACTTAGAAACTAATAAACTCCCCACTACTTCTCCTAGAGCAACAAGTGATGGTGGGAGCTACCATAATGtgcctccacctttcctatcccCCGACattccggttccccatcctcatataaacacttGGGGCAacccacctaagtttaatgataaagatttcgatacatggaaatttgagtttcgctctcatgttcgcagtgcctccaataaactttggagaatcatcgtggaagtcttcaagccttacaaccccgacaagttgactagaatagAAGCGGTTGATAATCAACTCAATGACATTGccctgcacatgattcaaactagtgtggggacaaaggaattgtctCATGTTCGGAATTtctccaccgccaaggaagcttgggatggtttggccgctagttgcattggaagtgaaagcatgagaaggaacaagtataatgcccttcggaatcaagccgaaggattcctgaggcttccggatgaagatcatgaagtcatgtatagaagacttatcaccgttgccgattctttccggaatgtgggtgccaaaCACATTGATGACGCTTGGATCAAAGATAAGTATATTgactgcatgatgccatttgaacccattgatgtcaagactctagttgggagagaatgctttgcctctctcacttctcaacaaacGGTGCACGAGTTGCAATctctcaaggtgctcgagcaaaactgtcatgattctcgcaatcgagctatTGGAATGTAAAGAGGGACCAAcctttgccttggtggtcaattccatggaagaagtgaaccctcaagaaccatataggacatcttggagtatgtcctatccggatgatttggaataccactacaatgatcacgtggcattccatgcaaagaccttttgggttgatccatccaaggccaaggaagacaatctcaagagaaacaactcaagtgggTTCAAGGGTTTGGCCCCAAAAACAAGAACTTGCTACGATTGTGGTGACAAGAACCATTTCATCGCCCAATTCCCCTATGAGCATAGGGAAACTCGTGGtgtaaggctcattcccaaggacaagggcaaagtctcaaaggcacccaacaagaaattctacaacaagggTAAGAAGGACAAGAGGCCTTCAAGGATTGTGCTTATGACCAAGGAAgattattcttccgatgaagttgagagtagtagtgatgaagaagaaacctcaaaggaagtggccgccattgccaccaccaatattCCCTATTCTtcgctctttgaatcccccaatgagaaccctcacatcaagaatgcacattgcttcatggctaggtcctccttggacacatctattgtgctatcaagtcaagaagaatatacctccggtgatgatgatgatgatgatgaagatgaaactTCAAATGGATTGGTTCTCTTGCTTCTCTCTccaccaactcttcatcaccaaatgAATCCCCAAATGAAAACATTCAATtgaaggaagaaagttgcctcatggctaaatcttccgaggtatcatcccctaacccctttATGCCTATCATATCAAATGAcctaggggttgatcatgctagtttaaaagtgaaacaagaaattcttgattttgatgagttcattcttaacttgaaaggtgacactaaaaagcatgtttcaaatctcatgattCATCTAGCACAACTAAATGATACCcttgagaaaaaatgtcaaatagagagagaggactctcttgaaatttatgctcttaaaaatgccgttgaggaaggacaagaaactatagcttctgttgaagagaagctagaaattcTTGAAcagcctcaagatgaaattaatGAGCTTACTAAAGAAAGAGATCTTGATAGGGCTAAAgcaaaagtgcttaaaaaggaaaaaaagtcaaatttggtgttgatcatgagaaacttgtgaaggatctagatgatctagaaaaggctcacaaagccttgaagagtgaatactcactcctctccaagtctaatgagcaacttcaaattaggcttgctaaatatgatgtgcctagctccTCCACCCCTACTTGTGATCATACAgacattattgaggaaaatgttaggttaaaggatgaacttgctaatgcctcctctccccaaagtaaattgtctttggatgatcttttgagtaaacaaagatcaaacaatgggaaggatggCATTGGTTAtagtgccaaggcaaagaagtctaacaagaagaaaaccaagcCCGCACAAAAGAAGGTCATCACTAATGATGAAGCCCCTAAGGCGAACATCATTAataatgatgatgcgggaattgataaccatcactatgttttatttaaagattattatggtgttgTTTATGCAAAgtatgttggtccatatgatggtgttgcttggtctatttgggtcccaaagacccttgttgctaacaaaagaggacccattgaaaaatgggtacctaaatctaagaattgatctcatgttggactatgccgccggagggtcaaaatgggtacttgatagtggatgtacaagtcatatgaccggcggcaagaacctcgtcaaggagttgaggcccaacatagaTCATATCACCATcttctttggcgataattctacatccgaggtattgggttttggcaaggttgtggttgcacacaacattactcttgtggatatcatgcttgtcaaaaccctaggttacaatttgctttccgtttccgcccttggcaagatgggtttcaccgtctttattgataataatattgtggtactcttgtggagcaagactctaaaagtcgctttcgttgggtatcgcgaacataacttgtatgtggtggacttttcggggaccaccacgacaagtgcgatgtgcctattctgaaaggcggatgtgggttggttgtggcatcgccgcttggcccatgtcaacatgagaactttgcaaagtcttcacaaggggaaccatattgtgggactaatggaaaatgtgtcttttgccaaagatcgtgtttgtagggcttgtgttga contains the following coding sequences:
- the LOC124656135 gene encoding protein O-glucosyltransferase 2-like yields the protein MAPPSPPAVAEMVDDPAVEHQPSPSPTTKPCRNTSTSGGVGVVIGTIVFLAFLARTKWIHLDADYYSFLAGTGGGSVSRRGCHFGARSSTAHLIPIPFSCDANGTSGPALCRSGASLAPEPSPPSSSPGVPPPWCPDYFRHIHTDLEPWRTAGITRDAVERAQRHAELRLVVVSGRAYVEKYRPSYQTRDVFTEWGILQLLARYPGRVPDVDMMFATGDVIRVRAADYHDDPSAAPPLFRYCKDVDKEVAILWPDWSFWGWSEVNIRPWAPLIEEVGRENARHPWRDREPYAFWKGNPGVSEARRDLFRCNNDSAAGKDWNARLFAQNWAAAVRNGFKDSSLAKQCRYRYKIYVAGRAWSVSEKYILACDSPMLALDTPYRDFFSRGLVAGKHYWPIDLADKCRAIKFAVDWGNAHPEEARRMGQEGSGFAREEMDMELVYEYMLHVLTQYAALLRYKPTVPEKAVELCPESMACPRRGRERDFMMESREKYVATCEPCTLPPPFTADEVLDKAVRDDGVRSKLLHKMDRD